CCGCACGCTGCGGATTCACACCAAGCACGTGGGCACGGAGGCCGCATGATGGAAAACTGGATGATCCAGCCCGTGGTGCAGTACGGCTTCCTGGGCTTCTCCGTCGTCCTGCTAGGCGTGGTGATCTGGCTGATTCGCAAACTGCTGGAGGTCCTGGAGGCCAACAACCGGATCATCGCGGCCAACACCGAGGCGATCCGCGAGTTGACCAACATGACCTGCGACCTGCTCAAGCTGCATCGCTCGCTGCATGACAAGATCATCTCGCGGCCCTGTATCGCGCGGGAGGAAGCCTGATGTCGGTCATCACGGACATCGCCGATATGGTCGTCGTGAGCCTGAACAGCCGGTCGTTCGCCCGGCCATTCACGGCCGAACGGCTCTACCAGCCGACGTTCGAGCTGGCCGAGATGGACACGCTCCATGTCAGCGTGGTGCCGAAGTCGATGACGGTCGAGCCGGCCACGCGGCTGGACGTGTTTTGCGATTGCACGATCGATATCGGTGTGCAGCAGAGGGTCGATCCGCAGGACCAGACGACGCTCGATGCCTTGGTCGGGCTTGCCGAGGCGATCGGTGATCACCTGCGAACGACGCGTCTGGAGGGCGTGACCGATTGTCTGTGGATGGTGACGCGGCATGAGCCGCTGTTGTCGGTGGAACATTTGGATCAGTTTCGGCAGTTCACCAGCGTCATCACGGTGACGTATCGGGTGAAGCGCCGATAGGAGGTACCTGCGATGTCTTTCAAACTGGGCATGGAGGCCAAGCTGCTGTTCAAGGCCGGCGGCCAGGGCGGTGCGGGAGAATGGACCGCGCTGACCAACGTGCGGGATGTGACCCTCTCGATGGAGACCGGCGAGGCCGACGTCACCACCCGGGCCAATAACGGATGGCGGGCGACGGCCGCGACGCTCAAGGAGGCCAGCGTCGAGTTCGAGATGGTCTGGGACACCGCCGACGCCGGCTTCACGGCCATCAAGAACGCCTACCTGAGCAATGACATCATCGGATTGCAGGTGCTCGACGGTGAGGCCGGCCAGGGCCTGCAGGCCGACTTCATGATCACCGCGTTCAGCCGCAGTGAGGCCTTGGAGGAGGCGATCACCGTGTCGGTCACCGCCAAGGTGGCCTATTCGGCGACGGCGCCCACCT
The Phycisphaerae bacterium DNA segment above includes these coding regions:
- a CDS encoding phage tail tube protein — encoded protein: MSFKLGMEAKLLFKAGGQGGAGEWTALTNVRDVTLSMETGEADVTTRANNGWRATAATLKEASVEFEMVWDTADAGFTAIKNAYLSNDIIGLQVLDGEAGQGLQADFMITAFSRSEALEEAITVSVTAKVAYSATAPTWIGGT